Proteins from one Syntrophaceae bacterium genomic window:
- a CDS encoding AAA family ATPase, with the protein MILQEILKWSKGLPAWQSDALARLLTQQVVTPDDIDDLFALLKATHGIPDPKGRTPKPLAADQIPAPVAASTNVVLCAMKNLRHVNAIAENQYLPFGTSGLTVIYGDNGSGKSGYSRVLKRACRARDQAEAIHPNANLPAGGATTAEAVFEIIVDGVAKDAFWTAGKVAPPELSQLSIFDSRCARSYLNSEDDFSYVPYGLDVFEGLATICRQLKSRVDKEYEQSSVDLTAFAPLQGDTMVGKLISTLSAKTTIEQVETLATLSPGELTQHTELDKSLKENNPKEKANQLRLRARRIAAISASATSKGALVNSEMIAKLRHLANNYRTAQATAELAAKKFKESEKLLPGTGGEAWRELFDAARKFALESHPDRTFPDLGADAPCPLCQQPLAEGAARLLRFETFIQQEAEKTSQERRIALFTEVESFAANNLTLNLDDVTYSEIEVIDKLLAADTRTFEQALTERQDAIKAAVISNQWDSTEKILASPAVRLQAVADKLNTEAETLEKASDEKARTVLMKQFAELDARVRLKQVKDAVVTAVSCLNHQAKLAQCLLAVKTTAISLKASELAEKVISVKLAEALNREFKALGVGKLSVSLQSRVEKGKALHKLKLNLQQSCSPVEILSEGEQSAIAIGSFLAEVGLSGSKGGVVFDDPVSSLDHRIRERVAKRLVNEAIQRQVIVFTHDIYFLCVLVEEAEATGVPFATQSLIRRAKGFGIAEPDLPFEGKNTSKRIGALKAHHQSIAKLHKDGEEQEHRRQTVEAYFHLRMAWERAVEEVLFRKVVLRFRKGIETQRLAEVVVDDNDYAQVNAGMTKCSNYAHDKAIMGGTAVPNPDELLADIMALEAWRNEIETRSKETGKRRKT; encoded by the coding sequence GTGATACTTCAAGAAATACTGAAGTGGTCTAAAGGACTACCAGCTTGGCAAAGCGACGCATTAGCTCGATTACTTACACAGCAGGTTGTGACACCAGACGATATAGATGACTTGTTCGCGTTGCTCAAAGCAACTCATGGCATTCCCGATCCGAAAGGGCGTACTCCAAAGCCACTCGCAGCCGATCAGATCCCCGCGCCAGTTGCGGCATCGACGAACGTCGTTCTCTGTGCCATGAAAAACTTGCGGCACGTAAACGCAATTGCCGAGAACCAATATCTTCCATTTGGCACTTCCGGGTTGACGGTCATTTATGGTGACAACGGTTCAGGAAAATCCGGGTATTCGCGCGTTCTGAAGCGCGCTTGCCGTGCGCGCGATCAGGCGGAGGCGATTCACCCAAACGCAAACTTACCCGCTGGGGGAGCCACTACTGCCGAAGCTGTCTTTGAAATTATCGTCGATGGTGTTGCTAAAGATGCATTTTGGACTGCTGGCAAGGTGGCTCCCCCCGAATTATCACAGCTCTCAATTTTTGATTCACGCTGCGCCCGCTCCTACCTCAACAGCGAAGATGATTTCTCCTATGTACCTTACGGGCTCGATGTTTTCGAAGGACTGGCAACAATCTGCCGGCAATTGAAGAGCCGAGTCGATAAGGAGTACGAACAGTCATCTGTCGATTTGACCGCATTCGCGCCGCTGCAAGGTGACACAATGGTTGGCAAACTGATCTCAACCTTGTCCGCCAAGACAACAATAGAGCAGGTTGAGACATTGGCTACACTGTCACCAGGAGAACTGACTCAGCATACCGAACTGGACAAGAGCCTGAAAGAAAATAATCCGAAAGAGAAAGCCAACCAATTACGCTTACGTGCTCGTCGCATAGCCGCCATTTCAGCGAGTGCAACCAGTAAAGGTGCACTGGTAAATTCAGAAATGATTGCTAAACTGCGACATTTGGCTAACAACTACCGCACAGCGCAGGCTACGGCCGAGCTCGCCGCCAAGAAGTTCAAGGAAAGCGAGAAACTGCTTCCAGGCACTGGCGGTGAGGCATGGCGCGAATTGTTTGATGCTGCCCGTAAGTTTGCGCTCGAATCACACCCAGATAGAACATTCCCCGATCTTGGCGCCGATGCACCTTGCCCTCTTTGCCAGCAGCCTCTTGCAGAGGGCGCAGCGCGTTTGCTTCGCTTCGAGACATTCATCCAACAGGAAGCGGAAAAAACCTCTCAGGAGCGCCGCATTGCTCTATTCACCGAAGTCGAGTCATTTGCAGCGAATAATCTGACGTTAAATCTCGATGATGTGACCTACAGCGAAATAGAGGTAATTGATAAACTGCTTGCAGCGGACACACGGACTTTCGAGCAGGCGCTGACCGAACGCCAAGACGCTATTAAAGCCGCCGTAATATCAAATCAGTGGGACAGCACAGAGAAAATCTTGGCCAGCCCAGCAGTACGTCTTCAGGCAGTCGCCGATAAATTGAATACCGAAGCCGAAACCTTGGAAAAGGCATCGGACGAGAAAGCCCGTACCGTGCTAATGAAGCAATTTGCTGAACTGGATGCGCGAGTTCGGTTGAAACAGGTCAAGGATGCGGTTGTTACCGCCGTGTCCTGTCTCAACCACCAGGCTAAGCTGGCGCAATGCCTATTAGCGGTCAAGACCACGGCCATTTCCTTGAAAGCATCGGAGTTGGCCGAAAAGGTCATCTCAGTGAAGCTGGCCGAGGCGCTCAATCGCGAGTTCAAGGCGTTGGGCGTCGGAAAGCTAAGTGTTTCGTTGCAGAGCCGAGTGGAAAAGGGCAAGGCTTTGCACAAACTCAAGCTAAATCTGCAGCAGAGTTGTAGTCCCGTTGAAATCCTGAGCGAGGGAGAACAGAGTGCTATTGCTATCGGTTCCTTCCTCGCCGAAGTTGGCCTAAGCGGCAGCAAGGGCGGTGTCGTATTCGATGATCCGGTATCCTCACTGGATCATCGAATACGTGAGCGTGTGGCCAAGCGATTGGTGAATGAGGCCATTCAGCGTCAGGTCATCGTTTTCACCCATGATATCTATTTTCTATGTGTCCTTGTAGAGGAAGCGGAAGCTACCGGTGTACCGTTCGCAACGCAGAGCCTGATCCGTCGTGCCAAAGGTTTCGGCATCGCCGAGCCCGATCTTCCCTTCGAGGGCAAGAACACGAGCAAGCGGATCGGTGCACTAAAGGCCCATCATCAGTCCATCGCCAAGTTGCATAAAGATGGCGAAGAGCAGGAGCACCGCAGACAGACGGTCGAAGCTTACTTCCATCTGCGTATGGCTTGGGAACGAGCAGTCGAAGAGGTGCTCTTTCGCAAGGTTGTCCTCCGCTTCCGTAAAGGAATTGAAACACAGCGCTTGGCAGAAGTCGTAGTTGATGACAATGATTATGCTCAAGTGAATGCCGGGATGACGAAGTGCTCGAACTACGCACACGACAAGGCGATCATGGGAGGTACAGCGGTGCCTAATCCCGATGAATTACTTGCTGATATCATGGCACTGGAAGCTTGGCGGAATGAGATCGAGACAAGGAGTAAAGAAACCGGCAAACGGCGTAAAACATGA